AGCACGCCGGGCTCGCCCTGGGGGTCTTCCAGCGTGGCGAACTGGCTATCGACCAGATTCGCCTGGAAGTAGTGGCCGCCCGCGCGCTGCGCCACGCGGGTGCGGGCGGCATCGATGCGGAGGGCCAGGTGCACAAAGCGCAGGCCGGGCAGGGCCGCACGCAGCTGGTCGCGGTAGGCCTTTTTCAAGGCCGAGCAGGTCAACACTGCACCACCGGGGTGGCGTTGCAGCTCGGTTCCCAGCAGGGCCAGCCAGCCCACGCGGTCGGCATCGACCAGCGGGATGCCGGCGCGCATTTTTTCCACGTTGGCGGCGGGATGGAAGTCGTCTCCCTCCACCAACGGCCAGCCCAGTGCCTGGGCAACCGCGTGGCCCAAGCTGGATTTGCCACAACCGGCAACGCCCATGACAACCAAAGAAACCATATTGGACAGCGCTATCCCAAGAGGGTTGAAAAATGCAGGCCACCACGTGAACGCAGGGCCTGCGGAAAATCCGGCTTTGCAAGTTGCAAATTTGGACAGCGCTATCCTAAATCCGATGCCGGGCTTTTGCGCTCAGGGTTTTCACCAGCTACCGGCGCTTTTTTGGGGGCTGTTGGAGGCCGTCCAGCCCGGTGACGGGCGTGGTTAGAATCGCGTCAAAATCCCATGGACAGCCCCATCTCCCCCCCATTGCGCCGCCGCGCCACGGGCCGCGCCACCCTTGCCGATGTGGCCGCCGCCGCGGGTGTCAGCGCCATCACGGCCTCCCGGGCACTGCGCGGCGCACGTGCGGTAGACCCGCTGTTGGTGGACCGCGTCCAGGTGGCGGCGCAGCAGCTGGGCTACGTGCCCGACCCCGCCGCCCGCGCACTGGCTTCGGCCCGCAGCACGCATGTAGCGGTGCTGGTGCCGTTGCTGTCCAACGCCCTGTTCGTGGAGCTGCTGGAGGCCGTGCAGAACACCCTGGCCCCGGCGGGCTACCAGACCCTGATGGGTGTCACCCACTACCAGCCCGCCGAAGAGGATGCCCTGCTGCGCAGCTACCTGGCGCACCGCCCGGCGGGCCTGCTGGTCACCGGGCTGGACCGCAGCGATGCTGCCCGCCAGATGATTGCGGCCA
This sequence is a window from Rhodoferax sp. WC2427. Protein-coding genes within it:
- a CDS encoding gluconokinase, yielding MGVAGCGKSSLGHAVAQALGWPLVEGDDFHPAANVEKMRAGIPLVDADRVGWLALLGTELQRHPGGAVLTCSALKKAYRDQLRAALPGLRFVHLALRIDAARTRVAQRAGGHYFQANLVDSQFATLEDPQGEPGVLTLDATQTLATLTPHAVRWTQETPDASL